The nucleotide window TAGATTATTTCACATTTTAATCTGGTTATCACTAATTAAAGACAAAAGATGATAAGATAATACAAAAGACTAGAAAAAGAGAAAAAACAGAAAATAGTTTAAAACTTGCGAAGTCGGAGGATTGGGGAGATGTGCTGTGATGGCGTGTATATGCGGAAAATCTGACTTGCGAAGTCAGAGGATATTCTGTTTTTGCAATTTTTATAGTAGCCCTAAATTCCAGAGAAGATCCATATAATAGATAGATAAAACATCGTAATATGGCAATCTCTGTTTTACCTGGTTTGTAATATCATTTGCAGGTTGGCTGGTATTTTGATTTAATAAGCTGATATACGTATTAATAGCGTTATTATAACTTGCCTGGGCATTGTTTTTATCACCTTTATTGAAATAGCATGCACCTAACAGATAATATGATTCAAAGTCTGTTTGATCCATTGATACAATTTTATTAAAGTCGGCTATTGCTTTATCATAATCTTTGTAATATTCCATATACACTCTTGCGCGATAATAATAGGCATCAATAAGTG belongs to Deferribacterota bacterium and includes:
- a CDS encoding tetratricopeptide repeat protein, which encodes MRILKAFFIVMVLFLVVFQNALFSIEKEVNQASAYFEQGVDYYSSGDYEQALSYLTAAIQADNTLIDAYYYRARVYMEYYKDYDKAIADFNKIVSMDQTDFESYYLLGACYFNKGDKNNAQASYNNAINTYISLLNQNTSQPANDITNQVKQRLPYYDVLSIYYMDLLWNLGLL